One Engraulis encrasicolus isolate BLACKSEA-1 chromosome 4, IST_EnEncr_1.0, whole genome shotgun sequence genomic window, TTTCTTTGATTGTATGTTGTCCAGCACCTGGCCTGACTAAGCGAAGATCTTCAAGCATCTAccttttaatttattaattaatgCATTCTTTAAGCCTACTGATGCTCAAATTTCTgatatttatttttacatttcaacATCAACCCTAGCTCTCTTCTCTGTTTTCACAAAACACCAAATTTCCCACTATTATTTATACCTTGTCCTCATCCTTACTTCCAGAAAAACGCCACCTTCCGGCTCCCGGCCTGCACATCCTCCCTGGAGGTGATCCAGGGTCTGGGCCGCCGGTCCCGCTGTGGCCTGATCATCAGCCACCTGGACGGCTCCAGCCTGTCCCGGGCCATCCTGATGGAGGTAGAATGCTTTTCATTGTCACTATTCACACACATTCCCTTTGAGATCGAAAGCACTAACTTAGATGCAGGGATGTAGGGATTTTAGAGGGATCTATAGCTAAGGCGCCTAATGCCGTCCATCTCCCAACCCCTTAGTAGTGTGATGATTATCCTCTCCATATAGAACGTGTATGCTTAAACTTGAAACACATTAAGACAGTGAAAACCGAGTTAAACCATCACAAACGAACATTGTAATGAAGCGTGTCCCAAAACGTCGCCATGAGAGACATGGAATTTGTTCGCCACAGGTGGGCATGCACATGGGTCCGCGGCTGGAGAGTCTTTCCCTGCCCGGCAGCAGCATCACCGAGTGCTCCCTCCTGGAGCTCCTGCCCCACCTCACCGGCCTGCGCAAGCTGGACCTGCGCGGCCTGGACAGCCTCTTCATGTCCGGGGCCTTCCTGTCTCGAGAGGAGCATCGCAAACaggtagggctctaaattaacttttttgatCACCAGCTGAAAGGGCTTGTATATGTTTTTATGTCACTAGTGGCACACATACTCAGAATGGTGTAAGTGGCTAgtgagttttcttttctaccagacaaactgaattttcatcagcatttggccagttggcagcttgatttagagccctgcaaaCAGGTAGTGGTAGCAGGccgtattccaagaacctggctcagtagtaaatcAGGTTAGGTAGGTTAACCAtttggtaaatcatctaatggaagagcctggagtcctcactgATTACTGCAGGCTATGTATTATGAGGTTTACCCCTTTACTTagtcaggtttatcacttaaccatgttctagAATACTCCCTAGATCCTTGGTTGTTAACTTATGTATATTACGTCCAGCGATGGGCAACCTGGAAtcgctacaatccagtgccacacattccaaattacctagttttacctgtccatttcaaccaaattatcattcaaccaggcaatcaTCAGGTTGAATGGGATGGGTAAGATCAGGGGCCTCATGTATAAAGCTTGCTTACGCATAAAAAAAGCTACGTAAGTAAATTTTCACGCAAATGTTCAGATGTACTGACTTAACATAAAAAGTGCATGTatactaaatttcatgtgaaattggatGTACCATGTGAATCAGCATGCAAATCTGCATATGCATTGAATGATACATTCAAAATTGTAGGTGCATAATATGCATCTTCTCTGATTTTCACAAACGataagattcagtaggaaatctatggaagtcttatgcctcttttccactgccttttttctggtaggcctacagctcgacacagcgcaactcggccccCACTTTTTGATTTTGAAATAGGCaccacacagctcaatcgtaaagcaaaaagtggcggcctgagtcacgctgtgttgagctgtaggcctaccagaaaaatggtagtggaaaagaggcattagtacaTACGGCCCCTAGTCATTTTGAATATCTGGCACTcgattgtaaactaatgaattCAGGTTGCTCACTGGTTATGTCACTGGTTATGTCAAAGTCAATTATATGGATGGGATGCATGAAATCTGATGACTTATTTAATTGCATTTAAAATATAGAACATGTACGGTGAAAATTAAAGGTCAAGATCACAATGGCTTTTAATTCAACAGAAGCCTGTTGTTTACACGATTAGTACATGGTTCACATATTTACGTCCTCAGTCTTCCGCAAATAAAAAATGTATTGAAATTtctttaaaaatctttttttttcaggtACGAAAGGCCTTGGAGGGTCTGGAAGAGTTAAACCTCTCCGACCTCAGGTACCTGTCTGACCTCACCTTCAACCGTCTGACCGGCTGCACTCCAAAGCTCCGGCGGCTGGCCCTGTCCGGTTGCCACATCGCCTTCGAGTTCGACCCCTACCGAGGCTGCCCCGTGGGCCCTGACTCCTCGGCCCTGCTCTCGCTGCGAAACCTCCGCAAACTCCTCCAGGACCAGGCCAGCACGGTGCGGGCCCTGGACCTGAGCCGGACCAGCATCACGCCGGAGTCCCTGCGCACCGTGGCCCAGGTGCCGGGCCTGGCCCTGGAGGAGCTGTGCCTGCGCGGCTGCAAAGAGCTGTCGGACCACGCCGTGGAAGTGCTGTGTCGGCACCAGCCGGGCATCCGCACCCTGGACCTGAGCTCCTGCACTGAGCTGACCTGCAGGGCCGTACAGGCGGTCACCTGCAGCCTGAGGGAGCTACAGGTAgtacttttatatttttattgatCAATTGATTTATGCATTTGTACATTCATTCAACAGGGTTTTTTTTGGAGATTACATCATTGTTCTCCATGTTGTTACAATGTAACAAAGTTAGTATTTACAGTACTTTGATGTGCACCAGctgatttttcatttttttggtgaTAATCTGAGTGGCCTTGgatgaggtctgcactctgattgctttttaaaaaagttttcctatttatttatttatttatttaaacgcTATCTGctccgtttttaaaaaaataattttactttatttttgcacaatttttttttatgAATTTCACATCAAATCCTCATAGAAAACATAAGCATTTCCTTTCCTTGGCAGGTGCTGTCTCTGTCGCGGGACTGGCGCGTGACGGACAAGGGCTTGGCGGAGCTGGTGAAGCTGCCTAGCCTTCGGAGGCTGGACCTCTCTGAGTGTCTGCACGTCAGCGGCACCGAGATGATCaagggcctctcctctcctccgccacgCGCTCAGCTGGAGACCCTCAGCCTCAGGAGCTGCACCTACATCAGGGTACCAGTCCACCCAGTAGACATCTCCTATTTACGTTAcgttacatcagtgtttctcaacaggggtgccggggcaccctggggtgccgcgggcccccctcaggggtgccccggaaacgtggctgataaatgaattatgtcatttaatacatttttgtctaaattgataagttaatgctagtcagtggaatcttttatctGCCATCGCACAATAAAGtagatataggtcgccccagtcagctgcaactttgaacgtaggtcgtgtgacgtctccaaatgtgttacttttctaagcttgtgtggtattggatgcgatgccatgttatggcttggtttggggtgccttgaaatttttcatgaactgaaagggtgccttgcctaaaaaaggttgagaaacactgcgttacattacgttacgttacatttcatttaacagatgcttttatccaaaccaAGAACAAGACCGCAATATACAAAGCTGCACCTACATCAGGGTACCAGTCCACCCAGTAGCCATTTCCTACTTACCGTACATGACATTACGTTCAGGGctgtaaatgaacttttttcaccaccagccaaaatggctagtagatgttaatttaACAGTAGTCACTaacacacagtcactaatgggtcaaagttggtcttttctaccagccaaactgaaatttcaccagcatttggacggttagctggtgttaatgttacattgcattgcattgcattactttacatttcattaaacagatgcttttatccaaactgaGAACAAGACAGCAATAAACAAAGCTGCACCTACATCAGGGTACCAGTTGACCCAGTAACCATCTCAtacttacattacatttcattacgttCGGGGCTctaaaattcacttttttcaccaccagccaacatggctagtagatgttaattttactagacaaacaaacactcactaatgggtcaaagtggcttgtaagttgatcttttctaccagccaaactgaaatttccccagcatttggccggttggctggtgttaatttggagccctgatTACGTTACATtgccttgcattgcattgcattacattacatttcattaaacagatgcttttatccaaaccgAGGACAAGACTGCAATATACAAAGCTGCACCTACACCAGGGTACCAGTCGGCCCAGTCACCCTATCTACTCGCATTACATTTAGTGTAACCAAGGTCATACTCCACAGTCCATCACCCAGGGCTCGAACTCGCCACCTCTCAATCTCCGGCCGCCACCCTCTGGCATGGGAGCTCAGTTGCTAAACCACTGAGTTAAAGGTATAGGCCCATAGCTCAGTGGCCATCGCACctgtactgtatgaggcttcaggagggaggtgtaCTAATGCTCTACcgctgaactctgctagttgccGTCCATTACATTAGCAGATAATTTTATGAAAAACAACATACCAAATACTACATACTACATAAAGAGTGGtatgtgatttttgttttgttttgctgggTGATTAGAGAATACTCGTCCTGGATTGGGTTTGGTGTTAGAGTTAGGTCAATGTACAGTAGTATCATTTAACATTACAAGCTAATCTTTTATTAGCTACAATGCCTTAGTAATAATGCCCTACCATAATCCCgaataatgatgatgcttttaTCATAATGAAATGCAACTCTGTACAGAAGTGTACTATGAAGTAGAAGCACTCTTACTGGTGTTATTTCAAAACCAGTACATGATATTCAAGAGTACTTTTACTTCATACAGCTCTCTGATAACTCCCCCCTGGTGTCTCTGCAGGACGTGTCCATTTTCTCACTGAGCCAGCTGCTGGGCGTGAGCTTACGAGTGCTGGACCTCACCTCCTGTGTCTACCTCACGGATCTGAGCGTGCGTGCCATTGCCACATACGTGCCGGGGCTGCTGGTGCTGCGTCTGGGCTGGTGCAAGGAGATCACAGACTGGGGCCTGCTGGGAATGGTGGAGCCCACCAAGGAGTGTGAGCCTAGCACAGAGAAGGTGAGAGGGAAGGAAAACGAACTCTATTATACTGAATATAGTACACCCCCATTTGCAGTGACAATCCATTATGCAATctgttaacacattgactactgGCGGTGCTTACGGAATTATGTTGTAGAATACCGGCATTCTTTTTGAAGTTAGAGTCACGGCATATTATGTGATTtgggccactgaaacatgtttgCAGTGAAAATCCATGATGCAATCTGTTAATATAAGGTTAAAATATGAATGCCATCGATATAGCTTTAAGGAGTGTGAACCCGGCGCTGAGAGGATGAGGGGTGCAAGAATGAGCACAGAATTAAACTACATCAATATCCTTTTTAAATGAAAATCCAGCATGGACGTCTGTTAATGCAGAATTTTGTCAttaatactgtatactgtacgtgCCATTAGCAATAGGGCTACATATTTGACTCGAGTTAAAAGTTCTGTGGTTAATTAATCATCATCCACAGAAGCCATAGATTTATGTCCACATTTTCTCGTCAACTGTACAGTGAATTCCCTCCATAGGTGTAAACGTATATATCCCCACCTTCACATCTTCCAGGAGGACAAAGGGCCGAGCTTCACGCGCACATTTGGCAACATGGGCTTCTTCCGGCCCCCCAGCCTGCCCTTCCAGGAGAAGCCGCGGCTGGTGACGGATGAGGACCTGGGGGCGTTCCGGGAGCAGATGGGGGCCTCGCTGCTGGCCATCCGCGGCCTCCAGGAGCTCGACCTCTCCGCCTGCTCCAAGATCACCGACTGCAGCATCACACAGGTAGTCGAGCACAAAACATTTTATACTGATTATATAAGAAGTTGGCTCTACCGTGGACTAATTTActacaccggtgacccgggttcattcgattccggcttgggtcgtttgccagtccttccatgtctctctctctccacttgtttcctgtccctctgtcactgtcctatcacaagtGAAGcacaaaagccccccaaaaaatctttaaaGAATAAAAGTTTCCCGCACTcttgtttgactttttgctcttttattcagagtgaagttctggtaaacttctttctttttgaAGTGTGAATATTGAATACTCCTGCGTTTATTAACACTTAGAAGCTGTGAAAGGATCTTTGAGCTTTTactttcagctgtgtgtgtgtgcgcgtgtgttggttCTGACTTTGACTGAATGTATGTAAGCGTGTGCTGTAtggtatgtgtaatgatgtgtgtaatgtctgtatttttctgtatttttgtatgtatgctactagacaccttaatttccctctggagttttttaaatatatatttttttaggggttttatccctttatttctgacaggaaagtggaggagaaacaggaaatgagtggggagagagagacggggaaagatcggcaaatgacctgggccggaatcaaaccaggGTTGCCGGCGTAGTGACCGAgggccctactgttaggccacggcagggccttcccTCTAGATTAATAAATGCTACTCTACTCTGTGCTGCCCTTTGCATTGGGGGTCTCTCACTGGTGTGGGATGAGGAGGCGTGACTCTTGACAGAGTCTTTATTGCTACATGTGGTCGCTCAAGTGAAATGATTTCCATTGTCTGTCCAGGTGTTGCGTTTTCCAGACCTGCAGCGGCTGTCTCTGTCCATGCTGCCTGAGATCAGCGATGACAGCCTGGCGTCGGTGGCGTTTCACTGTCGCAGCCTGACCAGCCTGGCCCTCAACCACTGTCCCCAGATCAGTGACCAGGGCATGGCCAAGGCAGCTCCCCTGCTCCAGAGGCTCCAGCACCTGCAGCTGGCCTGCTGTGATGCCGTCACAGACCGGTAAGACCACAGTGTACGGTGCTACCGTAGATGCAGACAaggaagacattacattacattacatttagctgatgcttttatccaaagcgacttacagttaattACAGAGTATTGGTTGGGTTAGGTACCctggtcaagggcacttcagctaagAATGGATGTGTACTTGCAAACCTCtaatcttaagtccacctccctaaccagtaGGCCATGACTGCCTGTAATGAGCGTGAGAGATGATGTTGGTAATAGGCTGAAACGTGTGCTTTTTGATGTGCTCCTTTAACCTCAACTAACACAGTAGTATGCCTGTTGTGATTCAATCACAGACAGGTGTGGTGCAATGGAGATGAAtattgggggaaaaaatgcatTTCAGCCCATCTTCAGCACAACGATTTGGTGCTGCAAGGCATTCTTTTTATTTTGTAAACATACTCCAAAGAGCAACTatgatgagttttttttttcctgttatacTTTAAAGTTTTGTAAATTGCAACAATATATGGGAGGTTTGAGTTCAGGTCCCACATTTTGAAGTGTAGGTTACAGAATTGCAACCAGAATTGACAACTGTACACATGTTGATAGATGCATCTTTTAATTTAATGGACTTCCATGCATTAGAAAACCTTTCCTCTGGTCTTTGCAGGAGACATTATGTTGGGTTGCTAATATgcagtgttgtgtttgtgtgtttcaggtCTCTGTCCATATTGGCAAAGCACTGTAAAAGACTGAAGACGTTGGACATTTCAATGTGTAAAGACATCACCATAACCAAAGTGGACTTTCTACAGTCTCAGCTGCCCTACTTGGAGAATGTCCAGTGTCGCTTTGTGGGTGGTGCAGACTTGACCATAACTctttaatgttaataaatatactGCAATAGAGGAGCTCTTCTGGTATGAAAGAGGATtttaaaaagggagagagaaacacaaattAATGTATATCTTCACAGATATGTAAACATCATAAAGAGCTAGTCATTTGCTCATCTTTTGCACTACTGTATGCTTGAAAAATGCTGCTGGAATTGTGGGAACACTCGTGAAGATGCCACATTTTACGTTCTCGCTTCTTTCAGAAATCATGTTTTTTCCATCCGTTATAGATTTAGATTTTTATCAGTGTGTGAATACATTGCAAGCACAACTTCTATTTTGTACTGTAGATGGCCATTTCAATTTAAAATGCATTGTTAACGCATTTCTCCCCATAACCAATTTTTAAAAACGTTACCTGCTAAACTGCAGATGATGTAGAGCAGATGTACCCAGTATGCTGTATTATTATTTCAGTCTAATGCGGTAATGCACTTTAAACATAAAAGTTAAGTTGTacagtatatttaaaaaaaactcctACAATCCAGCAAATATTTAAAGTGGACCActgatacatttttttaaacacaaaaagtgaaatgaagtgaaatATATTTCCACAAATGTTGCACTTTATTGTGAAATGAAACGGCTCTTTTTAAGTCAAGATGTGCTTGTGTTAACAAATCAAAATAAATAACAATGATCAATGATTAAAATCAGTGTGCAAACAATGGGCATTGCCTCCCGTTCTTGCTTTGTTCACAACGCCCAAAACTGTACCATGACCAAACCGAACTGGGGGGTATTATTTAGAAAACAGATTAGTCACTTGGTgaggtttaccaatgttcacAGTTAGCATACTACCCAGCCAAGGTAACTGTTGGCAAACTGCACCCCCCATCCCAATATATTTTAGGAGCCATTCGCCCTTACATACAC contains:
- the fbxl9 gene encoding F-box/LRR-repeat protein 14, whose protein sequence is MEEAPDLPVEVITYIFSFLHVSDRKEASLVCRSWYEASQDYHFQKNATFRLPACTSSLEVIQGLGRRSRCGLIISHLDGSSLSRAILMEVGMHMGPRLESLSLPGSSITECSLLELLPHLTGLRKLDLRGLDSLFMSGAFLSREEHRKQVRKALEGLEELNLSDLRYLSDLTFNRLTGCTPKLRRLALSGCHIAFEFDPYRGCPVGPDSSALLSLRNLRKLLQDQASTVRALDLSRTSITPESLRTVAQVPGLALEELCLRGCKELSDHAVEVLCRHQPGIRTLDLSSCTELTCRAVQAVTCSLRELQVLSLSRDWRVTDKGLAELVKLPSLRRLDLSECLHVSGTEMIKGLSSPPPRAQLETLSLRSCTYIRDVSIFSLSQLLGVSLRVLDLTSCVYLTDLSVRAIATYVPGLLVLRLGWCKEITDWGLLGMVEPTKECEPSTEKEDKGPSFTRTFGNMGFFRPPSLPFQEKPRLVTDEDLGAFREQMGASLLAIRGLQELDLSACSKITDCSITQVLRFPDLQRLSLSMLPEISDDSLASVAFHCRSLTSLALNHCPQISDQGMAKAAPLLQRLQHLQLACCDAVTDRSLSILAKHCKRLKTLDISMCKDITITKVDFLQSQLPYLENVQCRFVGGADLTITL